DNA sequence from the Strigops habroptila isolate Jane chromosome 4, bStrHab1.2.pri, whole genome shotgun sequence genome:
ggCAACAGATGTATAAGCATAGTTGAGCCTGCCACGATGCTGAGCCTGGAGAAAGCCCCAGAGAGTTGGTTGCTATAATAGTGCTCTGCttccaaagcaggaaaaaaaaataaagcaagctgaTCTACACTTCTCCTCAAGCCCTTCTGCCTCAGGAATGAAAACCTTCACTGCGGAAGCACCCCAAATCCTTGTGCACAGAATGGGTGGTGGCCATGAACGATTTATTTAACTGTTATTTGTGCTTTTCAGTCCCTCCCCCTGAGATTTACAGCTACAGGCAacattttctacatttctgctCCCTGAGGTGGCACTGAACATGGAAGAATCCACTCACCTGTTACAATTTTGGAAGCTGTTTGTGTGGGATTTGCAATAATACCATCTCCAGCCAGCTGAGAAGGAGGATGAGGCGGAGGGGGGACACTAGGTCTGTTTCTGGGTTTCGGTACTGGCCGTGGCCTCGGCAGTGTACCACTCTGAGGTAGAGAGTGAGACTGGGAGGTTTCTGGAGTAGCcggctgtggctgtgctgatGGGGAACTGGTGCTGTGTTTTCCTAGAGGGGGTGTATCGGGCGGTGTCGGAGTCTGCGGAGGAGTGTAGGAGGGCTGCTCTGGTCCGTGCTCACTGCTgggtgcagcaggaggagatgctTGACTGTTAGATTTGGGCTGCAGTGGAGGAGTAGCCTGTGTTGGGGGCTGTGGTGGTGGATGGTTGGGAGCCTGGATTGGGGAAAGGCTGCTGGAGTATCTCCGAGGTGCAGAGACCTGGGAAGCAGAGGTCTGGGCTGCTCCTTGGTTTGCAtgttgaggaggaggagaagagcttCTGGCAGGTGGCTTTGGAGAGACAGAAGGTGGCTGAGCAGCAGCGGCAGAGCTTTGGCTTCCTGGCTGCCCCGGTGGCGGGTTGGCTGGCTTGGGGGGGGCTGGCGCAGGCTTCTTAACGGCTGGTAAGAGAAGAGGTGACATTTCATGGTCATGGACAGGGAAACCGAACTGCTGAGAGCAAGCAATCAGTAGCACTAAAGAATGCTCAGGTAgcttagtaaaataaaatggtgCATTatcaaataaaagcaatagGAAGCTACAGAAACGTGCACCCAGGTTTTACAGATCAATAGCATTTGAGTGATTTTGTTACACAGCACTAGTAATGTTACTACCAGCATTCATGAAAGAGCCCAAAGCCAAAGATGCATTACAGCTAGGCCTTAGTGAAATGCAAGTGAATTAAATCATTATCTGTAATAAAGGCAGAGATACTGATACAGgtattttagcatttttgtAGTACTTGAGGAGTTAGAACTTATTGGAAATCCAAAGGAAGAAACACACTTCTCCTCATGAGATGGGGACTGGGACCTGCCGCATTCTGTGGCTGATTGACAGGAAGCTGATTagtgctgctggctggctggctctGCGCAGCGGCATGCCCGCCGTTCCTCACGGGTGGAGGAGTAGCTGCAGATGTGTTGTCCTTCGATTTTGAGgtactgaaaattaaacagcTTAAATTAGAAGATGATTGCAAAGTGCCCAGGTCAGCTGCACCCGTTCAGGCTGACATTATGAACTGTGTCCTAGATGTGACCCTCAAACGCTTCCACAAACTCCTGCACTGACTGGTATTTCCTCACAGATCTACCATACCACTGCTACAGCTCTTCAAATCAGTGGCAAGTCGGCTTTAGGCAAGCCTGTATAAAAGATTAATTACCAAAATCAAATCAGGAATCCACATAGTTCTGCAACATCACAGTACCTGTCTGAATGCAACACCCAGCAGCACAGTCTCCATGCTAAAGCACTCCCAGTATGTCTGCAGGTCCTTTATACCTGGATCCATACCTTTGGACCTTTATAACCTGGAGTTAAACTTCTACCTTGCTGGGAGACCAGAACTTGTCTCAAGGGAGCAACGCCTGCAAAACCTTTGAGATTCAGATTAGGGAAGTCAGCTCTTCCTGACCCTTAGGTATGAAGCACTGTGAGGAAACACAGCACTTGAGTGTGAACCAGCTGAGGGGTTACAGGGCAGTGcccccttctcttcctcacaCTTGCAGTCCTCACTCATTTCTCTTGTCTTTTGCAGCACCTTACTCATCTCAGAAGGACTGACTTCCAACCACTTTTACTGGCACATTGCAACCCTAGTTTCTCCAGATGCCATTAGTAAATTGCAAGTACTTGAACTCAGAGCCTGTGCAGATTTTAAACGCAGCTTTTAGACacttgaggttttgtttttgctgcCTCTGCCACAAAAGGTATCTGTGGAGGAAGCATCAGTCTGCAGGGGATTTCTGAACGAGCTGTTTCTGTAACAACATCAGCAGAGAACAAAAGATGTGTGTAAAAAAAGAGTcagtgctgcctcactccaCGGTGGTGTTTTACCATGAGATGCTGTGTGAGAGATCGATGCTTGGAGAGCGCTACAGGCCTTTACATGtggtttcttctctctctcataCCACAcaaataatgaaagcaaagtgCTGCTTTCACCATACATGAAAGGGAAAGTCAAGGCTACTGCAATTAGTCCATGTATACTAATACTGGGGACATGATTGCACAGAGTTTCAATAGTAATTAAGTACCAAAAAGCCTGTTGATAATACATGCTTGTCCTAAAGAAACTAATAGTGAAATACGATAAATCAACTTCCTGTTTTCTAGCAAGTCTGGTCATCACTAACACTTGCTACAGACGAAAAGAGACATATCCAGATAACATGTACAAGAAACAACGAGTAAGACCAACAGGTTTCTAGTATTGCCACTGGtaggttttgttctttcagcaGCAAACTGATAGTCACTGTGTGGACACCTCTAGAGTGTAACTTGGAAAGGCCAGCATGGGTAGCAGAAGTACGGtcttttcttagtatttttcatcactttttttcccaagaattCTCTTATATTAGAAAATCAATTCTGGAACATACAGAACAATGTATGTTATTTTAGAGGAACAATATGTGTGGCAGAGAGCTCCTGCATAGTGCTTCTACCCACACCTGAAAAGTCTTTACACTTCTGCCTGTACAGGAGGTGCTTCGTGAGGCAGATACAGTTGACACATCAgtttgctgctggagcagcctgctaAGCCCCTGCCAGCAGAAGCCATGCCTCTTACCTGCCATCCTCATTTCCTTGACTTTGTAACTGTtctgctgtgccagcagagaGAGCAAAACCAGCACCTACTGGGCTTGTTTCAGCCACAGAAGCTTGGGAGTGCTGCTCCGCTCCCGGCTGAGCCAGCACGCCAGCCTCGGTGGGTGGAAGTGGTGGCTGGAAAGCTGGGGATGTGTGCTTTCTATTTATAGTGCCACCTCTCCGAGGGTTCGCTTGGAAGTCCATAACCTTCACACCAAAGctacagaaagaagagagagtaAACACACCACGCCAGCCAACACCAGGTAACTAAAGCAACAGGACGACTGGATGTTATAACCCACAAAGACAAATGCAACCCCTGTTGCTTGGCATGCAAAGCAGCAACAAGGAAAGCTGTAACTTTCTGCATAGAACACCATTAATGTTAAGACATGCAACACTATTTGGCTTCTCCACACAGAAGGGTAAGCTAAACATAAGTGGAACAAACTACTCAATTACATTTGAAGACAGACACTGATGACAATGAGGTCAAACCAGTCAAAATCAGTAATTTTACACGTAAATACATCCATTTCCTTACATACCAGAGTACCTCCTCACTGAATATATCTTGCCACatgaattttgtttctgttacaCACTAAGTTGCAGTACGGATTTCAAGACAGACAAGAACAGGCACTGGATATATGCTATGTGCTTAATGGAGAGCTATGGATAAATGGACTAAAATTCTAATGGATTTTAGAATGCATACAGCACATTTATTCTAgagtttaattttattcttgtGTTAGGAACAGTGGATCTTGaattggttttcttcttcctctgtcagTGCTGTAAATTTGCATGTGGCTAGCCATAGTTAACATTCAGTAACGACATTTGCATCAAcagctaaaaacaaaacagcacatCACTTGAATATTCATGGTATGAGTGATAATAAATGAACGTTACACTACATGTTATATGGGAAAACAGCAcgttttgggtttatttttagcattctACTGTTTGCTGTGGTATACTGTACCATCATCAACTGAGAAGTCTTACCATGAAGGCACCAGGTAGCACCACCTCAGCTTATGGGCTTTGAAAAAGAAGCCATGGAATATCAGAAGTTAGATACTGAGAGATGCTACTATATACACTTCTGTTTCAGTGGATTTTAGACCCCCCAAATCTGGAATAGAAAAATGGTAACTGGAAGGAGAATTATCTCCTTGGCTTTCATCATGCATAGAGTTTAACTGGAAGCAAATACCATTACATTACCTTTGAACCTTCCTTAGGTTGCAACAACACGGGGGGAAATAAATCACTATTGTTACCTataatatttccattaaattcTCCTCCTGAGACCAATAAAAGTGTTTCCAATTACAGGCTCCTCAGCAGTCCAGTTCTCAGGAGTGGGCTAATAATCGAAACCTAACCCAAGGACGAAACCTACCTTTCCTTCTTCAATAAATCCCCTTCCATTACAGTCATGCTAACAGGCCTCTTCCGTTCCAGTGTCCCAGATTCATATTCATTCCCAGTGTGTGACAAGTGATTTGAATTAACAGCAGGAATTGCAACAAATGCCCCAGATACATTGAAATCTTgatctgagagagagagagacagaaagcatCCTGAGACACACATATACAAAACGGTGCCCCACTGCTAAAGCTGTTGGAGGGTTACCTGTGTCAGGTTATCACAAACACAGAATCCTTTTAACTATGGCAAGAATTTACCTCCAGGGAAGAACCAGTCTGCATGCTGAATAATTGGCTCAATAACTGCTACCACATGGACTGAAGTTGCTGCTGCCATTTCAGCAAGGgatctgcagaagaaatttGTACAACACTTCATACAGAGTTCtatcaaagcaagaaaataataatagtaattaattCATATTACCCAAATGACAAATTATGCTAAACATGATGTATTAAGACTCCTAAGTACCACACAAAGAGCAACTTCACACAAGATGAAATCTAGACTAATCAGTACATtcacagcatttgaaaacactTCTGTAAAGATTCGTGCCTAAAAGGATCTGGAGGCACAGGTTGAAAGAACATCTGAAGGAGGTTTTAGGCAAACAGTCTGTTGCTGTGAATAGCTGacatgatttaaaacaaattctaCAGCTTCATGGAGGTTCTGTTTTGTAGCTTCCCTCAAACAACTTACCCTTCATTCTTTGCCCATAACAAGTTGGGGCCCAAGACTATGGCGACATTACTGGGTGTCATTTTGTTAACATCACTGTTCTGTGCAAGCTTTGCTAAGAATTTGATTAAATACCTacaagagggaaagaaataattatcCAGCAGGAATTAAGAGCATTCCTTGTTGAAAGCAGCtaacaaaaaattaaagaactCTTAAAGACAGCTCccaatgaaacagaaatgagacaAATAGCCGCCTTGCTTGGTAGCTGGCTACTAAGGTTCTACTCTTGAATCATAAAAGTTGAACTGGGTAGAGAAAAAAGCATCTCCCACCTTGGCAAAATGGAACTACAGAACTATTTTATCTTCACAAAAACTATTTAGAGTGTGAATCCCTACTCGACAGCTATTTTCATATCCTGTAATAGCACTCCCACACTCATAGGAGTCAGCAGAGTTGGTTTTGTTCCGATTCATTCCCAAAAGACAAtaaccaaaaggaaaaataacacatGTAAGATACATTCAGGTGATTTCTAAGACtggaaaatacaatgaaaagcACAGCTGGTGTAAAGACAGGGACTATTGCCAACAGCATAACCCTTTAGTAGGAGAGTTCTGTGCATCACTACTTTATTACGGTCAACAGTGACTAAACTTGACTGAAAAAGTCTACTGCCACCAATGCACACCAACTGCTTGATCAAACAGGATGTCCTTTTATAAACCTAACTGAATTTGGCCAAGAAAGACACCCCTGGATTAGGGTTTTGGTTAACCAGCTGTGAAATGGAGGACTCCAGCATCAAAGTGGTTGTGCTGCAAGTCAGCGGATGCTCATACACACCTGAAATTCGCATGGTAATGCTTAGGTAATCTGTTACAAATTCTCCATAACTCCTGCAGCTTCTTATCCTGGTCCTgaatactgaaaggaaaaaaaacccaaacctgttACATCTCACTTTCAGATCAGAAAATTGTTGTTTCTGCAGTGAACAGGGATGACTGCACAACCTTCCATTTATGCCAAAGAAATACACTGGTTTGTATTCAGTAACTCAGCAACTTGCTAGTCAACCCCCTGAATTATCTCTTACTACAACGAAAGAGAACTGCTTAAGCATCAATACTGTGCAGCCAACAGTCTGAAGCAGCCCTCATGTTTAACCACAGGTACTTCACCACATTTTTGTGCAATTAGTATTAAGCTAAACcacatttaaaatcatttgttACACAAAATATTTACCTGTTagagcagaaataagaaaataaactgtgtgAGCTTGGTCTTTTCTTTGAATTCATATATGAAGAACCAAATTTGATAAGACTATGTAGAATGTTTTCCTATACACCTCGTTTTAGCATGCTTACTTTGCAGCTTGTGTCCATTCTTCATACAGACTGTATGTCATTAAAGGTTCTGGCAACTCTCGCAGATAGGATTTCAAAGCACCTGCAATGCAGAACACAAAAGGGTGAGGTTCTTAGCCAATGCTTTTAGTCTTCATTCCAAATTCTGTCCTCAGGTTTGCAATTTCATCTGTTCAATGGGACCCAAGTTCCAGTGAAACAGTGGGGTGACCTGACACTTCCCCAGTACATCTGCTCAATGCTTGACACAAAAAGTCTTCCAGGAATTACTGTAATTAGACAGAAACATGTGCTACAAAACTAAGAATCATCTCTTCAGACCCCATCAAAGGTCTTCATATGGCTCTAATCTCCCTTGATCACATTAACACTCATGTTGTGAGAGAAAGTATACTTGGATTATTATGATTGCCTGAATTTTAAACACCTCTGTCATGCAGACAGGAACATATCAAGCACATGAGCATGGGCACCCTAGACTTATCTGTGTTAGTTTGTGCAATGAAACGAACTTGCAACTTATTTCCATTCCTAGTTTACCTGCAGAGATCAATACCTCACACTGCAGCAAGACAGCAGTTAAATCAACAGCATAAACTTGTGTTGTATCAGTTTATACCTGGTTTTGATTCAGAACATTCACAATACCTGCAACAGCATGGGGATCAGAATAGAACTCATCAAGCTGGGAAGTTGAACAGTCCAAGGCAGCCTTCAGCTTTTTTAACTTGGAGGCTCCAGCAGCAATTCTGAATAAGCCCtgtgtaataaaaaataaatgtatttgacTAGTAACAACATGTTAGTAAAAGCACGAAGCAGCAGGAGTTTTATGACAGCCTCTTTCAGAACAGTTCCAAGTTTGCTGTCTTCACCTTACACTGTTATGACCAAGCTGGCTCTCAATGTGTCACTGCCATATGGCAATGCTTTAGTTCCCTCTCATCCTTGGCCcattccttattttttattctaagtGCATTCATCTTAAAGACACTTCAAACACTGCTGAAGGTTATTCTGTTGCAAAAGGTTTATCATCTACACTGATGAACAAAACGGCTTAAGAACTTGTTAACCAGTACAGACACCAGCCCATGAGTTTGagctcttttctccccttccttcacACATGGTGTGGCATCACCTACCTCCTCTCTCATTCCCGTTTCCAAAAGCATCATTACACAGGCTTCAATGGGGACTGCAATTTCACGACCACTGCGCTTGAGATGCTCTTCTAATGGAGTTCCAAAAGCTGGTTTTTCAGTCCATTTGTCTAGTTGGAGAGTATCAAAACACTGAGCAAAGTATCTAACAAACACTTGAATCATGTCCCAGacaagaaaaagaggaaagcttcGAGTGCAGCAAAGAACTTTTCAGAATACAGTAGGAGTTTTACAGCCCTTGATTGGTAAAGTCCCTTCTATCATGAGTAAAGAGAGAATGAGCCTGCTGGGgtttaagaagaaatacttctgcATCTTTCTGGATGGAGTAACACACATAAATCCTCTGTATTACTGGAAGAGCATGCCCCTCAACACAACTGCCACCACATGGCTGCAAGTTACATTAAGTTACAAGAGAATCTTTAGAGAAGAAGTTTATCCAGGTTGCATGCCCTGTGCTGATCTCAGTTTCAGCTGTATTTAAGGTGGATAAAAACTGAGCTGTTCACACAAAGTTTATTGCCAATTTAAGGAATGGGCAACTCAAAATAGATGTTAACAGCTCCCATCTCTTATGTGAGCATTACCATGTTAACAGCCCATTGCTGTAATGCTTGCacaaattttccatttcttaattGTTGCTGAACTCTGAAAGTCAAAATTGGTTCAAGTTTCTCCAAACTGAATGTGAATTTCTTGTTTCCCacaatttattttctcccatttctgctgtcttaattgaaaaaatgcagatgtaAAAGGTCAGTGTTAGTACAgatgtgttatttcttttatgtggaaaaaaggTTAAGACAGACAGACTTTGACGGAGTCCTCTGAGACACACTGCGCTCCTGCAGAAGATTCAATCTACCCACATCAACTACACCCCTCCTAAGGCTTTAGTTCCTCTCCTTCATTAACACACCACCAGGAGCACATGTCATTTTCCCCAGTTTTGCAAGTTACAGCAAACATTAGGATGAGAAATCTTAGTAACTGTTCAGAGTCTCAGTAATTTACAGCTAGAAACATGACTGAAGTAGTGCCCACCCTGAGACCCTGGACCACTCGGACACTGTGACACCTATTCCACCTAAGAAGACTAATCTGTTCGTATGGGAAGTTTGTACAAAGCAGCTAAGAGACAACAACATTTAAAGCAGTCACATCTGTGAACAGAGAACCTTGCACAGAGCCGTAACACAGCCCTGATGCTGTGTGAGCATCATGTGTTTGCGTTGCCCTGTCTCCCATCAGGTTGACAAAGCACAGATATTCTACAGCATCTTTCAGCAAGATGCTCATTAAGAGACAGTAGAGCTAATGTTTAGGAGAGCAACTTCAACACCAAACCAGTATGATACACCTGAACTCCCACTGACAATGTTTAGAAGCATGGGGAAGAACTGAAGCTTTTCTTAGCTGCTGATATTCAACCCAATAATCCAAACATAGCTGGCTGTAGTACAGTGTGCACCAAGAAAAGGAGTACataaaagaagggagaaagtCAAGCTCCTCAGAACAAGGGGCGTTTTTGTGTTAATTTCCCAGAAGCAAGGACCCAAAGAAGTTCCTAAATCACAACGAAACTTTCACTGGCCTGAAGCGCCAGGTATGAATCAGCAAAAGATCACATGGTGTTAAGGAAGAAGTGCAAACAAATAGGAAAATCCTTCCTTCACTCTCTTGGGTATCAGACAGATCCTCAGGATTTTATTAGTGTGTTAAAATATGGCTGGAGAACTCCAGAGAACACAAAGATGGAATTATGCTTGGGAATGTAAAATTGGTAAGTAGATCAAAATGGCCTTATTAAATAAGTCTGCATGCAAGAGAATCAAGATAAAGGAGGAGAATATTGTGCATAGGTGGCACAGGCAAGAGAAGCATCAGCCAGAGCACAGGTTACTTTACCTTGATGGGCTTGAATTTCGGGTAGGACCTTTTCTATGACTGCTAATGCTTTTCTATGGTAATCTGCTTGTGCTTCTAATAACTGAGAACAGAagccacattttaaaaacaaaaagagcattAGCTTCTGATGAGCACATAATACAAGACTAGAAGGTTTAGCACACAAAATGTAATCTTTGAGGATTGAGTGTCTATGCACGTACGTGCTGCAAAGTCGGATGGAAAAACTACTCACCATAACAAAACATCTGGCATATTCCCCTTCTTTGGACACAAAGTTATACATGTCTGCTGCTAGTTGATcctttggaaaagagaagaatgtgAAAGAGGACATCAGATTTGCAGGGGCATTTCAACTTCTACAGAAAAGTATGTATCGTTATTTTGTCTGTGGTTTGAGCTGTCaattcagcagcacaggaagccAGTAAACCTCCTACTCTGCTACATGTATTCTTCCAAGCAACATCTATTCAAAATGCCTGTTTCATACAGCAAAGCAGTTGCCCACTGAAGTAACAACTGGACTGTATGGCAGTATGCTATTTACAGCCAATCCCTGCATACAAGTACTACTAAGAGGTTTTTTGTGGTTCAGCTCAACTGTAGTATTTGACAATCAAGAAGTGAAACTGAATGGCAACTGCTCAGAGCTGTAAGAGTCAGAATGTTCCTTTTATGGCAGCAGCTTGAATTTCACCCAGGTAGCTCATGCTGCACAGCTACTCAGTGGCCTGAGCACACAGACACCCTGAGTGTTTCAGTCAAGGCTGAGACACAGTTCTTCATCCTCCTGTCTCAgattgaaacagaaaacaatgtaaaatgCCCAGCTTAAATCAAGAAAGTTCCTCATTAAATTAAAGCAATTCAGACACATCAGCCAGCATTAATTATCTTCAttaaaattcttccctgtgagggtgctgaggtgctggcacagggtgcccagagaagctgtggctgccccatccctggcagtgttcaaggccaggttggacacaggggcttggagcaacctgctctagtggaaggtgttggaaccccatggcagggggttggaactggaggagctttaaggtcccttccaacccaaaccattctatgatataatACACCTTTAAGACACACAGTTTATTAACAGCCATGTCATTTGTGACTGCAGTAATGAGCCAGCTCCATGTGCAAGGCTTCCAGGAACAGCCCTATTCTGATTGCCACTGCTGCTCATGAGAGACGTGTGAAGGACAGAGACATCCTGTCATACCTTGCACTGTTCTACTTTATTTCCAGCTTCATCCATCTCTTCCTTTAGTGATTCTATTTTCGAAGGATGCACTTGAAAATTTGTTCCTGAAGTCTTGTGGGCTTGGTTATACctgtggaagaaaagctttggtCAGTTGTTGAAGACCGATATTAAACAAGAAACTGCATTTATGGCTCCCTTGAAATTGGCTTCTTTTGACAGGAAACAAACCCAAGTTTTGACAGGAAACAAACCCAAGTTTCAGAGTTTTTCCAGCAGAACTTAGGTGTTCACAACTCACCAGGTATGACATGCTGGCATAATTCACAAACAGCTACACAACTATGAAAATCCACAAGAAATGCTGCACTGGCCACAGTCTAACATGGGTGTATAATATATTGGAACTACCAGTCCCAGAAATTGCTACTTAAATTATCCCCACAGTTTAAGAACATTTAAAGAGACTTAAGGGTAAGTTGGACAAGGTAGGACCCTGCCAATGAGATGGTTCAATATAATGCTGTAAAAGTACTCAGCATGGTTACAAAATTAGAGTCCTATTATTTAAGTTGACAACTTAAGTGAACCAGAAAGAAGCTGAGTTTTGGGCATTTTTCCAATTATATATAGGCATGTAAGAGCTCTAAAATCTTAATTCTCTTTGGATCTAGTAGTCATGAGTCCTTTTTTGAGTCACTTAAATGTAAATTCACCTTTTTTCAGCAAAGTATCGACATGCACACAGGAGCATTTAAGAAGCAAACGCCAGCATCAGCTCAGGCGCCATGAGGTGCCAACGAGAAGTTCACATGAATGGAAAAGGATTTAGTAATTCAAATGATTTCTTACCTTCCTCTTGCAGAATCCCAGTCCAACACCAGCTTTGCAAgctgtttcctctgcttctgaATGTTCGGGATCTCTGTCTAGAAGGAGAAGTCAAGGTTTACACTCACTTTTGTGTACTGTAATAAACTACAGTTTGTAGATTTCTTATCCACATTCCACCACTAATGCATGACTCCTTAGAACAGTTCTTAGCAGTGAGATAAACCCCTTTTGCTCAGTCTATACATAAATCCAGATGTATTTCTTCAGGCAGGCTGAGGTGACTTACCTCTGTTAGTAGATACAGCGGATCTAAGACTTCTTTTTCGATCTGTACTTCATGCTGAGAGAGCTCCATTGCCAGTTTGTTCTCTGCATCACCACATGTATCTAGCATTTTCCTTTAAGAATTATAGGAAAATTTAATGTGAGTTACTAC
Encoded proteins:
- the ARHGAP17 gene encoding rho GTPase-activating protein 17 isoform X1 — encoded protein: MKKQFNRMKQLANQTVGRAEKTEVLSEDLLQIERRLDTVRSVCHIAQKRLIACFQGQHGTDPDKRHKKLPLTALAQNMQEGSVQLSDETLLGKMLDTCGDAENKLAMELSQHEVQIEKEVLDPLYLLTETEIPNIQKQRKQLAKLVLDWDSARGRYNQAHKTSGTNFQVHPSKIESLKEEMDEAGNKVEQCKDQLAADMYNFVSKEGEYARCFVMLLEAQADYHRKALAVIEKVLPEIQAHQDKWTEKPAFGTPLEEHLKRSGREIAVPIEACVMMLLETGMREEGLFRIAAGASKLKKLKAALDCSTSQLDEFYSDPHAVAGALKSYLRELPEPLMTYSLYEEWTQAANIQDQDKKLQELWRICNRLPKHYHANFRYLIKFLAKLAQNSDVNKMTPSNVAIVLGPNLLWAKNEGSLAEMAAATSVHVVAVIEPIIQHADWFFPGDQDFNVSGAFVAIPAVNSNHLSHTGNEYESGTLERKRPVSMTVMEGDLLKKESFGVKVMDFQANPRRGGTINRKHTSPAFQPPLPPTEAGVLAQPGAEQHSQASVAETSPVGAGFALSAGTAEQLQSQGNEDGSTSKSKDNTSAATPPPVRNGGHAAAQSQPASSTNQLPVNQPQNAAGPSPHLMRRTVKKPAPAPPKPANPPPGQPGSQSSAAAAQPPSVSPKPPARSSSPPPQHANQGAAQTSASQVSAPRRYSSSLSPIQAPNHPPPQPPTQATPPLQPKSNSQASPPAAPSSEHGPEQPSYTPPQTPTPPDTPPLGKHSTSSPSAQPQPATPETSQSHSLPQSGTLPRPRPVPKPRNRPSVPPPPHPPSQLAGDGIIANPTQTASKIVTDSNPSTQEPLQPPSSEPLPETESKEPHNHLVLDIENDTESTAL
- the ARHGAP17 gene encoding rho GTPase-activating protein 17 isoform X2, which produces MKKQFNRMKQLANQTVGRAEKTEVLSEDLLQIERRLDTVRSVCHIAQKRLIACFQGQHGTDPDKRHKKLPLTALAQNMQEGSVQLSDETLLGKMLDTCGDAENKLAMELSQHEVQIEKEVLDPLYLLTETEIPNIQKQRKQLAKLVLDWDSARGRYNQAHKTSGTNFQVHPSKIESLKEEMDEAGNKVEQCKDQLAADMYNFVSKEGEYARCFVMLLEAQADYHRKALAVIEKVLPEIQAHQDKWTEKPAFGTPLEEHLKRSGREIAVPIEACVMMLLETGMREEGLFRIAAGASKLKKLKAALDCSTSQLDEFYSDPHAVAGALKSYLRELPEPLMTYSLYEEWTQAANIQDQDKKLQELWRICNRLPKHYHANFRYLIKFLAKLAQNSDVNKMTPSNVAIVLGPNLLWAKNEGSLAEMAAATSVHVVAVIEPIIQHADWFFPGDQDFNVSGAFVAIPAVNSNHLSHTGNEYESGTLERKRPVSMTVMEGDLLKKESFGVKVMDFQANPRRGGTINRKHTSPAFQPPLPPTEAGVLAQPGAEQHSQASVAETSPVGAGFALSAGTAEQLQSQGNEDGSTSKSKDNTSAATPPPVRNGGHAAAQSQPASSTNQLPVNQPQNAAGPSPHLMRRTVKKPAPAPPKPANPPPGQPGSQSSAAAAQPPSVSPKPPARSSSPPPQHANQGAAQTSASQVSAPRRYSSSLSPIQAPNHPPPQPPTQATPPLQPKSNSQASPPAAPSSEHGPEQPSYTPPQTPTPPDTPPLGKHSTSSPSAQPQPATPETSQSHSLPQSGTLPRPRPVPKPRNRPSVPPPPHPPSQLAGDGIIANPTQTASKIVTGGAGYCE
- the ARHGAP17 gene encoding rho GTPase-activating protein 17 isoform X3, translating into MKKQFNRMKQLANQTVGRAEKTEVLSEDLLQIERRLDTVRSVCHIAQKRLIACFQGQHGTDPDKRHKKLPLTALAQNMQEGSVQLSDETLLGKMLDTCGDAENKLAMELSQHEVQIEKEVLDPLYLLTETEIPNIQKQRKQLAKLVLDWDSARGRYNQAHKTSGTNFQVHPSKIESLKEEMDEAGNKVEQCKDQLAADMYNFVSKEGEYARCFVMLLEAQADYHRKALAVIEKVLPEIQAHQDKWTEKPAFGTPLEEHLKRSGREIAVPIEACVMMLLETGMREEGLFRIAAGASKLKKLKAALDCSTSQLDEFYSDPHAVAGALKSYLRELPEPLMTYSLYEEWTQAANIQDQDKKLQELWRICNRLPKHYHANFRYLIKFLAKLAQNSDVNKMTPSNVAIVLGPNLLWAKNEGSLAEMAAATSVHVVAVIEPIIQHADWFFPGDQDFNVSGAFVAIPAVNSNHLSHTGNEYESGTLERKRPVSMTVMEGDLLKKESFGVKVMDFQANPRRGGTINRKHTSPAFQPPLPPTEAGVLAQPGAEQHSQASVAETSPVGAGFALSAGTAEQLQSQGNEDGSTSKSKDNTSAATPPPVRNGGHAAAQSQPASSTNQLPVNQPQNAAGPSPHLMRRTVKKPAPAPPKPANPPPGQPGSQSSAAAAQPPSVSPKPPARSSSPPPQHANQGAAQTSASQVSAPRRYSSSLSPIQAPNHPPPQPPTQATPPLQPKSNSQASPPAAPSSEHGPEQPSYTPPQTPTPPDTPPLGKHSTSSPSAQPQPATPETSQSHSLPQSGTLPRPRPVPKPRNRPSVPPPPHPPSQLAGDGIIANPTQTASKIVTDV